A window of Mytilus edulis chromosome 10, xbMytEdul2.2, whole genome shotgun sequence contains these coding sequences:
- the LOC139490841 gene encoding organic cation transporter protein-like, giving the protein MKFDDILKHIGEFGYYQKRLYLLLCLPSISTGCYMMMLVFVMHAPDHRCQIPGLNNDTYNVQNNQHSSIINRTIPPSHDEIHKYDRCHYYQYRNNTRDMVKCSKWVYDTNTFHETFTSKMNFVCDDAIKTSHAQMIFYGGVLVGDISFGILSDKIGRKKTFLLSTIITLVMAVGVAFSQSFLVFVILEFMIGAAHHGGFMICCVMSLEYVGPSKRVLTGIPIHIFFAFGIMYIALMGYLLRNWFYVQLAVGAPFVVFLFYWWMIPESSRWLLSQGKYDDAEKIIQRIAKVNKKKIPSRIIDEKTLQTPKTANVYHLFSTLEMTKRTIILLWNWIVIAMVYYGVTMHTGGNIGGNFYLNFFILAIVEVPAKLLVMATLNRAGRKKIHCFCMVVGGVACLCTIFTVLYGGDELEPLTLTLAIIGKMGSAAAFAIIYIYSMELYPTVVRNSGMGLSSCIARIGGMVAPYVAQSGDVVGGKFGQALPLVIFGGCSVSAGLLCLLLPETLNRKLPETVREAKDFTKKLDLDDTDKENNKLKEYLSNGENEKEKIYTVSS; this is encoded by the exons ATGAAATTTGATGACATTTTAAAACACATCGGTGAGTTTGGATACTACCAGAAACGTCTCTATTTGTTGCTATGTTTACCATCTATCAGTACGGGATGCTATATGATGATGTTggtctttgttatgcatgctccAGATCACAG atgTCAGATACCTGGTTTGAACAATGATACTTACAATGTGCAGAACAACCAGCATTCCAGTATAATTAACAGAACAATTCCACCATCTCATGATGAGATCCACAAGTATGATCGCTGCCATTACTACCAGTACAGAAATAACACCAGAGACATGGTCAAATGTTCTAAATGGGTGTATGATACCAACACTTTCCATGAAACTTTCACTTCAAAG ATGAACTTTGTTTGCGATGATGCAATTAAAACCTCTCATGCTCAAATGATATTTTATGGAGGAGTTCTCGTTGGTGATATCTCGTTTGGTATATTGTCAGACAA aattggCAGAAAGAAAACGTTTTTGTTATCAACCATTATAACATTAGTAATGGCTGTTGGCGTTGCTTTCTCGCAGAGCTTTTTAGTATTTGTAATACTTGAGTTTATGATTGGTGCTGCACATCACGGTGGATTTATGATCTGTTGTGTCATGA GTTTGGAATATGTTGGACCGTCAAAGAGGGTTCTTACTGGTATTCCTATACATATTTTCTTTGCGTTTGGTATAATGTATATAGCATTAATGGGTTATCTTCTGCGTAACTGGTTTTATGTACAGCTGGCAGTAGGTGCTCCATTTGTTGTTTTCTTATTCTATTGGTG GATGATACCAGAATCGTCCAGATGGCTATTGAGCCAGGGAAAATATGATGATGCTGAAAAAATTATACAAAGAATAGCAAAAGTAAACAAGAAAAAGATCCCATCTAGAATAATTGATGAAAAGACATTGCAGACTCCCAAGACGGCAAACGTGTATCACTTGTTTTCCACCTTAGAAATGACTAAGAGAACGATCATACTTCTATGGAACTG GATAGTGATTGCTATGGTATACTATGGAGTAACCATGCATACTGGAGGCAATATTGGTGGAAATTTCTACCTGAACTTTTTTATACTTGCTATCGTAGAAGTTCCTGCTAAATTGCTAGTAATGGCAACATTAAACCGCgctggaagaaaaaaaatccattgtttCTGTATGGTTGTTGGAGGCGTAGCTTGTCTATGTACAATATTTACAGTTCTATATGGAGGTGATG aatTGGAACCACTGACCCTTACTTTAGCCATCATTGGAAAAATGGGTTCAGCTGCAGCTTTCGCAATTATTTATATCTACTCTATGGAACTTTATCCTACTGTGGTCCGAAACAGTGGAATGGGTTTAAGCTCCTGTATTGCAAGAATTGGTGGAATGGTTGCTCCTTATGTAGCTCAATCA GGTGATGTTGTTGGAGGTAAATTTGGACAAGCTTTACCATTAGTTATATTTGGTGGTTGTTCAGTTTCTGCGGGACTTCTTTGTCTGCTTCTTCCGGAAACCCTTAATAGGAAATTACCTGAAACAGTAAGAGAAGCCAAAGATTTTACAAA AAAATTAGATCTCGACGATACAgataaagaaaacaacaaactaaaagaataccTCTCCAATGGTGAAAACGAAAAGGAGAAAATATACACTGTTTCatcttga